One region of Oryza glaberrima chromosome 7, OglaRS2, whole genome shotgun sequence genomic DNA includes:
- the LOC127779437 gene encoding ATP-dependent RNA helicase DEAH11, chloroplastic-like, with amino-acid sequence MRRSNDGRPFRPPDWGPPPHRYHHHHQNQYQYQQRYRPAQPGPRQFAVILLRGGSNLSAPPATEVEALVAGLPSPPPDSLSVSSSGRQAARLAFRSLQAAAAAARELWSLRLEGLHLLTPDVSDPALAAHAAPLIASLFAAHAARLVDSDLVSLTAARSSELAASIQAVNRRLAGHNRIRDFEQLQAQKRTLKAEKELVDAKIDEYKAAMRSIRRALLRGTEDDEEAEEEGLEVFGIGGGGEMNFARLHMIMLRECRRLKEGLPIYAYRRNILDHIFANQVMILIGETGSGKSTQLVQYLADSGLAANGSIVCTQPRKIAAISLAHRVVEESNGCYGDNFVLNSTFLDYQDFSSKIIYTTDNCLLHHCMNDMGLDGISYIIVDEAHERSLNTDLLLALIKKKLLDRLDLRLIIMSATADANRLAEYFYGCQTFYVKGRSFPVEIKYVPDISEEASFNTVPNHLRGSCATASYVYDVVKMVSIIHKNEEEGAILAFLTSQLEVEWACENFSDADAVVLPMHGKLSHVEQSLVFKSYPGKRKIIFCTNIAETSLTIKEVKYVVDSGLAKESRFVPSSGLNVLKVNWISQSSANQRAGRAGRTGAGRCYRLYSESDFSMMEVHQEPEIRKVHLGTAVLRILALGIRDAQNFEFVDAPNPEAINMAVKNLEQLGAVKYKCDGFELTDTGRYLVKLGIEPRLGKIMLDCFGFGLRKEGVVLAAVMANSSSIFCRVGTDEEKYKADRLKVPFCHQDGDLFTLLAVYKEWEDEHENRNTWCWQNSINAKTMRRCQETISDLENCLRHELNIIVPSYWCWNPEESTVHDKLLKRIILTSLSGNIAMFSGHERFGYQVISTDQAVKLHPSCSLLIYDSKPEWVVFTEILSVPNQYLVCVTAIDPDALCSIHPMPLIQQLEKLKLQVKVISGLGYNLLRKFCGKSGQNQQKIISLLQEEFRDDRVTVEVDFRNKEVVLFAKEQDIEKVFGIVNDALECEARMLRNECLEKSLFSGKPGDCSLALFGSGAEIKHLELEKRYLTVEVLHQNAHELNDKELICLVDTLISGVANFYKLYGNLQVASDETKWGKFTFLNPEYAEDAVSKLNGMEFHGSPLKVVPVCSSSNRGLPFPAVRAKVSWPLKQSRGLALVTCASGEAEFVVKDCFALGVGGRYINCEVSTRHENCIFVRGIPMHVTEPELYDAFRSMTTRKIVDVHLLRGTPIAAPSASLCAEALNREISSFMPKKNFPAQNFRVEVLTPEENDSVMRATITFDGSLHREAARALEHLQGSVLPCCLPWQTIQCQHVFHSTVSCQVRVYNVISQAVASLLESFRSQKGVSYNLEKNEYGIFRVKLTANATKTIADLRRPLEILMKGKTINHPDLTLSTVQLLMSRDGVADLKSVEQETGTYILYDRQSLNIKVFGLQDQVAAAEEKLIHALLQLRDKKPLDIRLRGRNLPPNLMKEMLKKFGADLEGLKREVPAVELRLNLRQHTLYVRGSKEDKQRVEEMISELVNSTKYNGLLQLPLENACPICLCEVEDPFKLESCGHVFCLTCLVDQCESAMKSHDGFPLCCLKNGCKKQLLVVDLRSLLSSEKLEELFRASLRAFVASNAGKYRFCPTPDCPSIYQVAAADAESKPFVCGACFVEICNKCHLEYHPFISCEAYKEYKEDPDATLLEWRKGKENVKVCPSCHFTIEKADGCNHVECKCGSHICWACLENFRSSDDCYSHLRSVHLSY; translated from the exons atgcgccgATCCAACGACGGCCGCCCCTTCCGCCCGCCGGACTGgggcccgccgccgcaccgctaccaccaccaccaccagaaccAGTACCAGTACCAGCAGCGGTATCGCCCCGCGCAGCCGGGGCCGCGGCAGTTCGCCGTGATCCTCCTCCGCGGGGGGAGCAACctctcggcgccgccggccacggaGGTCGaggcgctcgtcgccggcctgccctcccctcccccggaCAGCCTGAGCGTCTCCTCGTCGGGCCGCCAGGCCGCGCGCCTCGCGTTCCGCTCcctgcaggccgccgccgccgccgcgcgcgagctCTGGTCGCTCCGCCTCGAGGGCCTCCACCTCCTCACCCCGGACGTCTCCGAtcccgccctcgccgcgcacgccgcccCCCTCATCGCCTCCCTCttcgccgcccacgccgcccgcctcgtcgACTCCGACCTCGTCTCCCTCACGGCCGCCCGCTCCTCCGAGCTCGCGGCCTCCATCCAGGCGGTGAATCGCCGCCTGGCGGGGCACAATCGCATCCGCGACTTCGAGCAGCTCCAGGCCCAGAAGAGAACTCTCAAGGCTGAGAAGGAGTTGGTAGATGCTAAAATCGATGAGTACAAAGCCGCGATGAGATCGATACGGCGTGCATTGTTGCGTGGGACGGAGGatgacgaggaggcggaggaggaagggttGGAGGTGTTTGGGATTGGGGGAGGTGGTGAGATGAATTTCGCTAGGCTGCACATGATAATGCTGCGGGAATGTAGAAGGCTTAAGGAGGGGCTACCCATCTATGCTTACCGCAGGAACATTCTAGATCACATTTTCGCTAACCAG GTGATGATTTTGATTGGGGAAACTGGTTCTGGGAAGAGCACACAATTGGTTCAGTATCTTGCTGACTCAGGTCTTGCTGCTAATGGTTCAATTGTCTGTACTCAACCCCGAAAAATTGCTGCTATATCATTGGCACATAGAGTAGTTGAAGAAAGCAATGGTTGCTACGGGGACAACTTTGTGTTGAATTCAACCTTTTTAGATTATCAAGATTTCAGTTCAAAGATTATATATACCACAGACAACTGCCTTTTGCATCACTGTATGAATGATATGGGACTAGATGGCATTTCATATATTATTGTTGATGAAGCGCATGAACGAAGCTTGAACACCGATCTTCTCTTAGCTTTGATTAAGAAGAAACTGCTTGATAGGCTGGATTTGAGACTTATCATAATGTCTGCTACTGCCGATGCTAATAGACTCGCTGAATATTTTTATGGATGCCAAACATTTTATGTTAAAGGGCGAAGTTTTCCTGTTGAAATTAAATATGTCCCTGATATATCAGAAGAGGCTTCCTTCAATACCGTGCCAAACCATCTGCGCGGTTCTTGTGCTACTGCTTCATATGTTTACGATGTTGTGAAAATGGTAAGCATCATTCACAAGAATGAAGAAGAGGGTGCTATCCTTGCTTTCTTGACTTCTCAACTCGAAGTTGAATGGGCATGTGAAAACTTCAGCGATGCAGATGCTGTGGTACTTCCGATGCATGGAAAGCTTTCCCATGTAGAGCAAAGTCTAGTTTTCAAGAGCTATCCTGGGAAGAGAAAAATAATCTTCTGCACAAATATTGCTGAAACATCATTGACCATAAAAGAAGTGAAGTATGTTGTTGATTCTGGACTGGCTAAGGAGAGCAGATTTGTGCCTAGCAGTGGTCTCAATGTACTGAAAGTTAATTGGATCTCCCAAAGTTCTGCTAATCAGCGTGCTGGCCGAGCAGGTCGAACTGGAGCAGGGAGGTGTTACAGGCTTTACTCTGAATCTGACTTCAGTATGATGGAAGTGCATCAAGAACCTGAAATCCGCAAAGTTCATCTTGGCACTGCTGTTCTGAGAATACTTGCGCTGGGTATTAGGGATGCACAGAATTTTGAATTTGTTGATGCCCCAAACCCAGAAGCTATTAATATGGCTGTAAAGAATCTTGAACAACTGGGTGCTGTAAAATATAAATGTGATGGTTTTGAGCTGACTGATACTGGTCGCTACCTAGTTAAATTGGGAATCGAGCCGAGGCTTGGGAAAATCATGCTTGATTGCTTTGGTTTTGGTTTGAGGAAGGAAGGTGTAGTTCTAGCTGCTGTTATGGCAAATTCTAGCAGCATATTTTGTAGAGTGGGCACAGATGAGGAGAAATACAAAGCTGACCGTCTAAAGGTCCCATTCTGTCATCAGGATGGAGATCTGTTCACTTTACTAGCTGTATATAAAGAGTGGGAGGATGAGCATGAAAACAGGAATACGTGGTGCTGGCAGAATAGCATCAATGCCAAGACCATGAGGAGGTGCCAGGAAACAATATCAGACCTTGAGAATTGTTTAAGACACGAGCTGAACATCATTGTCCCAAGTTACTGGTGTTGGAACCCTGAGGAGTCCACCGTGCATGATAAGTTGCTAAAAAGAATTATTCTCACATCTCTTTCGGGTAATATTGCTATGTTTTCTGGACATGAAAGGTTTGGTTACCAGGTGATTTCAACGGATCAGGCTGTGAAACTCCATCCCTCTTGCTCATTGCTCATTTATGATAGCAAGCCTGAGTGGGTGGTGTTCACAGAAATCTTGTCAGTACCAAATCAATATTTGGTATGTGTAACTGCTATTGATCCTGATGCTTTGTGTTCGATTCACCCCATGCCTTTGATTCAGCAACTGGAGAAGCTTAAATTGCAGGTGAAGGTAATAAGTGGACTTGGATATAACTTGCTGAGAAAATTTTGTGGAAAATCTGGCCAAAATCAGCAGAAGATAATCTCACTTCTCCAAGAAGAATTCAGGGATGACCGTGTGACTGTTGAAGTTGACTTCAGAAATAAAGAGGTTGTGCTATTTGCCAAAGAACAAGACATAGAAAAGGTGTTTGGCATCGTTAACGATGCATTGGAGTGTGAAGCTCGGATGTTGAGGAATGAATGCCTTGAGAAAAGTTTGTTTTCTGGAAAACCTGGTGATTGTTCTCTTGCCCTATTTGGTTCTGGTGCTGAAATAAAGCATTTGGAACTTGAGAAGAGGTATCTGACCGTAGAGGTTTTGCATCAAAATGCTCATGAGTTGAATGACAAGGAGCTTATTTGCTTGGTGGATACTCTTATCTCTGGTGTTGctaatttttataaactttatgGAAATCTTCAGGTGGCCTCAGATGAAACGAAGTGGGGGAAGTTTACATTCCTCAATCCTGAATATGCTGAAGATGCTGTTTCAAAATTGAATGGGATGGAATTTCATGGTTCTCCATTGAAAGTGGTTCCAGTATGCTCTTCCAGTAATCGAGGATTACCATTTCCAGCAGTGAGAGCTAAAGTATCTTGGCCACTTAAGCAAAGTCGGGGACTCGCGCTGGTAACATGTGCCAGTGGGGAAGCTGAATTTGTTGTAAAGGACTGCTTTGCTCTGGGAGTTGGTGGAAGGTATATCAACTGTGAGGTTAGTACAAGACATGAGAATTGTATTTTTGTCAGAGGAATTCCAATGCATGTAACAGAGCCAGAATTGTATGATGCCTTTCGTAGCATGACAACAAGGAAAATCGTTGATGTGCATTTGCTCAGGGGAACACCCATAGCTGCCCCTTCTGCTTCCTTGTGTGCAGAAGCACTAAATAGAGAAATTTCTTCCTTCATGCCAAAGAAAAATTTTCCTGCCCAAAATTTCCGTGTTGAGGTGTTAACTCCAGAGGAGAATGATTCGGTGATGAGAGCCACTATTACTTTTGATGGAAGTCTTCATCGAGAGGCTGCAAGAGCATTGGAACATCTTCAAGGAAGTGTTCTTCCATGCTGTCTTCCTTGGCAGACAATACAATGCCAGCATGTGTTTCATAGTACTGTGTCCTGTCAAGTACGCGTGTATAATGTTATCAGCCAAGCAGTTGCTTCTCTTCTTGAGAGCTTCCGAAGCCAAAAAG GCGTGTCTTACAATTTGGAAAAGAATGAATATGGTATATTCCGTGTCAAGCTTACTGCAAACGCCACAAAAACAATAGCAGACTTGAGAAGGCCTCTTGAGATTTTAATGAAAGGCAAAACAATAAACCATCCTGATCTGACACTAAGTACAGTTCAGTTGCTCATGTCCCGTGATGGTGTAGCAGATTTGAAATCTGTTGAGCAAGAGACTGGCACTTACATTCTGTATGACAGACAAAGTCTAAATATTAAAGTCTTTGGACTccaagatcaggttgctgcaGCAGAGGAGAAATTGATCCATGCCCTTCTACAACTCCGTGATAAGAAACCTTTGGATATTCGTCTTCGTGGCCGTAACCTACCTCCAAACTTGATGAAGGAAATGTTAAAAAAGTTCGGGGCTGATCTGGAAGGATTGAAGAGAGAGGTGCCTGCAGTAGAGCTTCGATTAAATTTACGACAACATACACTTTACGTTCGAGGCAGTAAAGAAGACAAGCAAAGGGTGGAAGAAATGATCTCTGAGCTGGTAAATTCTACAAAGTACAATGGCCTGCTTCAACTTCCATTAGAGAATGCATGCCCTATTTGCCTGTGTGAGGTAGAAGATCCCTTTAAGCTTGAATCTTGTGGGCATGTGTTTTGTCTGACTTGCTTGGTGGATCAGTGTGAATCTGCTATGAAATCACATGATGGTTTCCCTCTGTGTTGCCTCAAAAATGGGTGCAAGAAGCAGCTCCTTGTTGTTGATTTGAGATCTCTCCTATCGAGCGAGAAACTGGAAGAGCTATTTAGAGCCTCCTTGAGAGCATTTGTTGCTTCTAATGCAGGAAAATATCGTTTCTGTCCTACTCCTGATTGCCCATCCATTTACCAAGTGGCTGCTGCAGATGCTGAAAGCAAACCTTTTGTCTGTGGGGCTTGCTTTGTGGAGATCTGCAACAAGTGTCATCTTGAATATCATCCTTTCATATCCTGTGAGGCATACAAAGAATACAAGGAAGACCCTGATGCAACTCTGCTTGAATGGCGCAAGGGGAAGGAGAATGTGAAGGTATGCCCTTCTTGCCACTTTACAATCGAGAAAGCTGATGGTTGCAACCATGTCGAGTGTAAATGTGGCAGTCACATTTGTTGGGCATGCTTGGAGAACTTCAGGAGCAGTGATGATTGTTATAGCCATCTCAGGTCTGTGCACCTATCCTATTAA